A single window of Pontibacillus chungwhensis DNA harbors:
- a CDS encoding (Fe-S)-binding protein: MSTQEKRKQNVQQSFEERMEYDELLNCMRCGFCLPSCPTYLETNRNEAASPRGRIALIKGVVDGVIEPDQDFEDQLNMCLGCRACEPVCPSGVNYGHILEEARDILESNKKRSVPEKAVRWFAFDKLFPHHQNMVRVNNLLWFYQSSGMQSIVRKSGVMKLFPENMRTMEKVLPPIPKPSELKSRPTHLHAETEQKARVAFFSGCLMDTMFMKTNDATLTLLQKAGCEIVIPEDQACCGALHGHSGEKDSAKDLAKRNIEAFEALQVDYIILNAGGCGAFLVDYGHLLKDEPEWAKRAKAFSEKIKDISEILIEMEFHKKDLKLSNRIATYQDSCHLRNVMRTYTAPRKLLSSIEGVEFVELKEADHCCGSAGIYNLVQEEMSMQILDHKMERVKDISPNVLVTANPGCLLQMKMGIEREGLGDQMEAVHLVDLLLEAVPS, translated from the coding sequence ATGAGTACCCAGGAAAAGCGTAAACAAAATGTGCAGCAATCATTTGAAGAACGTATGGAATATGATGAGTTGCTGAATTGTATGCGATGTGGCTTTTGTTTACCGAGCTGTCCGACCTACCTCGAGACAAATCGGAATGAAGCGGCATCGCCTCGTGGAAGAATTGCTCTTATTAAAGGGGTAGTGGATGGGGTCATTGAGCCTGATCAGGATTTTGAAGATCAACTGAATATGTGTCTTGGATGCCGAGCGTGTGAACCGGTATGCCCATCAGGGGTGAACTATGGACATATATTAGAGGAAGCCCGGGATATATTAGAATCAAATAAGAAACGATCCGTTCCTGAGAAAGCCGTTCGCTGGTTTGCCTTCGATAAGTTGTTCCCTCATCATCAGAATATGGTCAGGGTGAATAATTTGCTATGGTTCTATCAATCAAGCGGGATGCAGTCGATCGTTCGAAAAAGTGGCGTCATGAAACTGTTTCCTGAAAACATGAGAACCATGGAAAAAGTTCTTCCTCCTATTCCGAAGCCAAGTGAATTAAAATCGCGTCCGACCCACCTTCATGCTGAAACAGAGCAAAAGGCACGTGTTGCCTTCTTTTCAGGTTGTTTAATGGATACCATGTTCATGAAGACAAACGATGCCACGTTAACGTTGTTACAAAAAGCGGGATGTGAAATCGTGATTCCAGAGGATCAGGCCTGTTGTGGTGCTTTACATGGTCATAGCGGTGAGAAGGATTCTGCTAAAGATCTTGCTAAGAGAAATATCGAAGCATTTGAGGCGCTGCAGGTTGATTATATTATCTTAAATGCCGGTGGGTGCGGAGCGTTTTTAGTCGATTATGGACATCTTTTGAAAGATGAGCCAGAGTGGGCAAAACGGGCAAAAGCCTTCTCCGAAAAGATAAAAGATATCTCTGAAATCTTAATAGAGATGGAGTTTCATAAGAAAGATCTAAAACTATCAAACCGCATAGCAACCTATCAGGATTCCTGTCATTTACGAAACGTAATGAGAACCTACACCGCTCCGAGGAAACTATTATCATCCATTGAAGGAGTGGAATTTGTGGAATTGAAAGAAGCGGATCATTGCTGCGGTTCTGCGGGGATCTACAATTTAGTGCAAGAAGAAATGTCGATGCAAATCCTTGATCATAAAATGGAGCGCGTAAAAGACATTTCCCCGAATGTTTTAGTTACCGCCAATCCAGGGTGCTTGTTGCAAATGAAAATGGGGATTGAGCGAGAAGGGCTCGGGGATCAAATGGAGGCCGTCCATTTAGTTGATCTCCTCCTTGAAGCTGTTCCTTCTTAG
- the glcD gene encoding glycolate oxidase subunit GlcD, translating into MISLEVREKLISIVGTENYQDSNEMKLVYSYDATPNFQALPDAVVSPRNTEEVSALLKTCNEYQIPIVPRGSGTNLAAGTCPTNGGIVLLFNHMKEILEIDEDNLTVKVQPGVITLDMVNAVEEKGLFYPPDPSSMKISTIGGNLMENSGGLRGLKYGVTRDYVLGLEIVLPNGDIIQTGGKLAKDVAGYDLTRLFIGSEGTLGIITEATLKLIPKPEAKKTVLAVYEDLESAARTVSKVISDKIIPTTLEFMDQSTIKVVEDFAKVGLPIEAEAVLLIEQDGPIEVVERDMNHIESVCNEMNAISVQVAQSEAEADALRTARRSALSALARLKPTTILEDATVPRSEIAKMVHAIKEIEKKHDVTICTFGHAGDGNLHPTCLTDARNQDELKRVEQAFEDIFIEAIKLGGTITGEHGVGEMKSPYLELKLGEAGVNAMRSIKQAFDPQNIMNPGKIFAKDERKRVVIG; encoded by the coding sequence ATGATCAGCTTAGAAGTGCGAGAGAAACTGATTTCCATCGTTGGAACGGAAAATTATCAAGATTCGAATGAAATGAAACTGGTCTATTCTTACGATGCTACACCTAATTTTCAGGCGCTTCCGGATGCAGTCGTAAGTCCTAGGAATACAGAAGAAGTCAGTGCATTGCTGAAAACGTGTAATGAGTATCAGATTCCAATTGTCCCAAGAGGATCAGGAACGAATCTCGCTGCAGGTACTTGCCCGACAAACGGGGGCATCGTCCTCTTGTTTAATCATATGAAAGAAATTTTGGAGATAGATGAAGACAATTTAACCGTTAAGGTTCAGCCTGGTGTGATTACGCTAGATATGGTTAATGCCGTAGAAGAAAAAGGGCTCTTCTATCCTCCAGACCCGAGTTCTATGAAGATCTCTACGATTGGCGGGAATTTAATGGAGAACTCAGGTGGATTAAGAGGGCTAAAATATGGCGTGACCCGTGATTATGTATTAGGTCTCGAAATCGTTTTACCAAATGGCGATATCATTCAAACAGGTGGGAAACTAGCGAAAGATGTAGCAGGTTATGATTTAACGAGATTGTTTATAGGTTCTGAAGGAACGCTTGGGATTATTACAGAGGCTACGCTTAAACTCATTCCGAAACCAGAAGCCAAGAAAACCGTGCTGGCTGTTTATGAGGATTTAGAGTCCGCAGCCCGGACGGTTTCAAAGGTGATCTCGGATAAAATCATTCCCACTACGCTTGAGTTTATGGACCAATCAACGATTAAGGTGGTTGAGGACTTTGCTAAGGTCGGTTTACCTATAGAAGCAGAAGCGGTCCTTCTTATTGAGCAAGATGGTCCTATAGAGGTCGTAGAGCGAGATATGAATCACATTGAGTCTGTTTGTAATGAAATGAATGCAATCAGTGTTCAAGTTGCTCAATCCGAAGCAGAGGCAGATGCCCTTCGAACCGCCAGGCGTTCCGCTTTATCGGCGTTAGCACGGTTAAAACCTACGACCATTTTAGAAGATGCCACTGTGCCTCGTTCTGAAATCGCGAAGATGGTTCATGCCATTAAAGAAATCGAGAAGAAACATGACGTGACCATATGCACATTTGGTCATGCAGGAGATGGGAATTTACATCCTACATGCCTCACGGATGCGCGGAATCAAGATGAATTAAAAAGGGTTGAACAAGCCTTTGAAGATATATTTATTGAAGCGATTAAGCTTGGCGGAACAATTACAGGGGAGCATGGGGTCGGCGAAATGAAATCCCCATACCTTGAGCTTAAGTTAGGCGAGGCTGGTGTAAACGCCATGAGGAGCATAAAGCAGGCTTTTGACCCTCAAAACATTATGAACCCAGGGAAGATCTTTGCGAAGGATGAACGAAAGAGAGTCGTGATAGGATGA